The following are from one region of the Arachis duranensis cultivar V14167 chromosome 10, aradu.V14167.gnm2.J7QH, whole genome shotgun sequence genome:
- the LOC107470537 gene encoding metal transporter Nramp5-like — MQGFLDLKMKRWIRNLMTRTIAIAPSLVVSIIGGSSGAGRLIVIASMILSFELPFALIPLLKFSSSSTKMGPHKNSMIIIVISWILGLGIIGINVYYLITAFVGWLIHNSLPKVGNVFIGIIVFPLMAICVGSVIYLTFRKDTVETYIETKDNTAMQTHVEKGFMNSNGELELNHGPLREDLADIPLPE; from the exons ATGCAG GGTTTCTTAGACTTGAAGATGAAAAGATGGATTAGGAACTTGATGACTAGGACCATTGCCATAGCACCAAGCCTTGTTGTCTCCATTATTGGTGGCTCCTCCGGCGCCGGTCGACTAATCGTCATCGCATCG ATGATACTTTCTTTTGAGCTTCCGTTTGCTTTAATTCCACTCCTTAAGTTTAGTAGCAGCAGTACCAAGATGGGACCTCACAAGAACTCTATGATA ATAATTGTCATCTCATGGATCCTAGGATTGGGAATCATAGGCATCAATGTGTACTACCTTATCACTGCCTTCGTGGGTTGGCTAATTCATAATAGTTTGCCAAAGGTGGGAAATGTGTTCATTGGGATCATAGTGTTTCCTCTGATGGCAATCTGTGTCGGCTCAGTTATATACCTAACATTCAGAAAAGACACTGTTGAGACATATATTGAGACCAAGGATAACACAGCAATGCAAACCCATGTGGAAAAGGGGTTCATGAATTCTAATGGTGAGTTAGAGTTGAACCATGGCCCTCTCAGAGAAGATTTAGCTGATATCCCACTACCGGAATAA